A region from the Sphingobacteriales bacterium genome encodes:
- the rpsN gene encoding 30S ribosomal protein S14 — MAKESMKARDAKRLKLINKYKAKREQLKKAGDYAALDKLPKNASPVRYRNRCKLTGRPRGYIGFFGLSRIQFRDLASYGKIPGLTKASW, encoded by the coding sequence ATGGCAAAAGAATCCATGAAAGCACGCGACGCGAAGCGTTTGAAATTAATAAACAAGTACAAAGCTAAGCGTGAGCAACTGAAAAAAGCAGGCGACTACGCTGCGTTGGACAAGCTTCCTAAAAATGCATCTCCCGTTCGTTACAGAAACAGATGCAAGTTAACCGGACGTCCCCGTGGTTACATCGGCTTCTTCGGCTTATCCAGAATTCAATTCAGGGATTTGGCGAGCTACGGAAAAATCCCGGGATTAACCAAAGCAAGCTGGTAA
- the rplE gene encoding 50S ribosomal protein L5, with translation MPTLKKKYTGEVVPALMSKYNYKSVMQVPKLVKIVINQGVGAAVGDKKLIDNAVDEISRIAGQKAVSTKSKKAISNFKLREDLPIGVRVTLRGERMYEFLERLMAVALPQVRDFKGINDKSFDGRGNYTLGITEHIIFPEIDIDKISRISGMDITFVTSANTDDEAHALLKEIGLPFKKK, from the coding sequence ATTCCTACACTCAAGAAGAAATATACTGGCGAAGTTGTACCGGCTTTGATGTCAAAGTACAATTACAAATCAGTAATGCAGGTACCTAAATTGGTTAAGATAGTAATCAACCAGGGAGTTGGCGCTGCCGTTGGAGACAAGAAACTGATAGATAACGCAGTCGATGAGATCTCAAGGATCGCAGGACAAAAAGCGGTGTCTACCAAATCTAAGAAAGCTATCTCCAACTTCAAACTAAGAGAAGACTTACCAATCGGGGTTCGTGTAACATTACGCGGCGAAAGAATGTATGAGTTTCTGGAAAGATTGATGGCGGTGGCATTGCCACAGGTGCGTGATTTCAAAGGTATAAACGACAAATCGTTTGACGGAAGGGGAAATTATACGTTAGGTATAACGGAACATATCATCTTCCCGGAAATCGATATCGACAAAATATCCCGTATCAGCGGTATGGACATCACATTTGTTACATCAGCGAATACGGATGATGAAGCACATGCATTATTAAAAGAAATTGGTTTACCATTTAAGAAAAAATAG
- the rplX gene encoding 50S ribosomal protein L24: protein MSTQAQKRFAPKLKIKKGDTVVVIAGEYRGKSGKVLEVYPKENRALVEGIRIISRHTKPNAQNQQGGIVKKESPIHISNLMVSVGGKATRIGRKVEEGKSVRIAKTTGEVIK, encoded by the coding sequence ATGAGCACACAAGCACAAAAGCGTTTTGCGCCGAAATTAAAAATAAAAAAAGGAGATACGGTCGTTGTGATCGCCGGGGAATATCGCGGTAAAAGCGGCAAGGTACTCGAAGTATATCCTAAGGAAAACCGTGCATTGGTGGAAGGTATCCGGATCATATCCCGCCATACCAAACCAAATGCACAGAATCAACAGGGTGGTATCGTAAAGAAAGAATCACCCATCCACATCTCTAACCTTATGGTGTCTGTAGGCGGAAAGGCTACACGCATAGGCAGAAAAGTGGAAGAAGGAAAATCAGTTAGAATCGCTAAAACAACAGGGGAGGTAATTAAATAA